In Procambarus clarkii isolate CNS0578487 chromosome 13, FALCON_Pclarkii_2.0, whole genome shotgun sequence, the following are encoded in one genomic region:
- the LOC123755022 gene encoding baculoviral IAP repeat-containing protein 8-like, producing the protein MTGDDLQVLGVIPYAKPRYPGLATYKQRLETFDLSWTGCVKQTSHELAESGFFFCGLSDHMRCFFCGNGFRNWEPADDPWTLHAQWYPECTFVNIKKDAQFIKNARESSQRRTIKPIDEHLLTGLMEGLGFFPALIEHFGFPDVCVRPALRLYLKSTKDLLPFVTEARCIELMLWYMQESTKAEMGLRGIHHEDVEGRVEPANLEWQSAPSDMETVATANEMDVDVVGSMSGFMSTNLGLRALPSPVETEAEETTIVANEMDVETGEEATDFDATSHVETVMNTSTPTSWAADILCKVCFNNALSVVLLPCRHMVTCSNCLVSMRNCPICRRTISHVLRPIIS; encoded by the exons ATGACTGGAGATGATTTGCAGGTTCTGGGGGTAATTCCATACGCTAAACCTAGATATCCAGGCTTGGCAACATACAAACAGCGTTTGGAAACATTCGACCTCAGCTGGACTGGTTGTGTCAAGCAAACATCTCACGAATTGGCAGAATCAGGATTTTTCTTCTGTG GCCTAAGTGACCACATGCGCTGCTTTTTCTGTGGGAATGGTTTTCGTAATTGGGAACCCGCTGACGACCCTTGGACACTGCACGCGCAATGGTATCCTGAGTGCACCTTTGTCAACATTAAAAAGGATGCACAGTTCATTAAGAATGCTAGAGAATCTTCGCAGCGTCGAACTATAAAACCCATAGATGAACATCTTTTAACTGGTCTGATGGAAGGTTTGGGTTTTTTCCCAGCATTAATTGAACATTTTGGATTTCCTGATGTCTGTGTGAGACCTGCCTTAAGGCTATATCTCAAAAGCACCAAAGATTTATTACCGTTTGTTACAGAGGCCAGATGTATAGAATTAATGTTGTGGTATATGCAAGAGAGCACTAAAGCCGAAATGGGTTTAAGGGGAATTCATCATGAGGATGTGGAAGGTAGGGTAGAGCCTGCGAATCTGGAATGGCAATCCGCGCCCTCTGACATGGAAACAGTCGCCACAGCTAATGAAATGGATGTCGACGTTGTTGGATCAATGAGCGGGTTCATGAGCACTAATCTTGGTTTGCGGGCTTTGCCTTctcctgttgaaacagaggcggAAGAGACGACTATAGTCGCTAATGAAATGGatgttgaaactggcgaagaGGCCACAGACTTTGATGCGACATCCCATGTTGAAACTGTGATGAACACATCTACGCCAACGTCTTGGGCtgctgatattttgtgtaaggtgTGCTTTAACAATGCGTTGAGTGTCGTACTGCTGCCCTGCAGACATATGGTAACATGCAGTAATTGTCTTGTATCTATGAGAAACTGCCCCATTTGCAGACGCACCATTTCGCATGTCCTTCGACCGATTATTTCCTAA